A window of the Mus pahari chromosome 1, PAHARI_EIJ_v1.1, whole genome shotgun sequence genome harbors these coding sequences:
- the Kctd21 gene encoding BTB/POZ domain-containing protein KCTD21 translates to MSDPITLNVGGKLYTTSLATLTSFPDSMLGAMFSGKMPTKRDSQGNCFIDRDGKVFRYILNFLRTSHLDLPEDFQEMGLLRREADFYQVQPLIEALQEKEVELSKAEKNAMLNITLKQRVQTVHFTVREAPQIYSLSSSSMEVFNANIFSTSCLFLKLLGSKLFYCSNGNLSSITSHLQDPNHLTLDWVANVEGLPEEEYTKQNLKRLWVVPANKQINSFQVFVEEVLKIALSDGFCIDSSHPHALDFMNNKIIRLIRYR, encoded by the coding sequence ATGTCTGACCCCATTACACTGAATGTTGGGGGGAAGCTCTACACAACCTCACTGGCAACCCTGACCAGCTTCCCCGACTCCATGCTGGGGGCCATGTTCAGTGGAAAGATGCCCACCAAGAGGGACAGCCAGGGTAACTGCTTCATTGACCGTGACGGCAAAGTGTTCCGCTATATCCTCAACTTCCTGCGGACCTCTCACCTGGATCTGCCAGAGGACTTCCAGGAGATGGGTCTGCTGCGCAGGGAAGCCGACTTCTACCAGGTACAGCCCCTGATCGAGGCCCTGCAAGAAAAAGAGGTAGAACTCTCCAAGGCGGAGAAGAACGCCATGCTTAACATCACCCTGAAGCAGCGCGTGCAGACCGTCCACTTCACCGTGCGGGAGGCACCACAGATCTATAGCCTGTCGTCTTCCAGCATGGAGGTGTTCAACGCCAACATCTTCAGCACATCCTGCCTCTTCCTCAAACTCCTTGGCTCTAAGCTCTTCTACTGCTCCAATGGCAATCTCTCCTCCATCACCAGCCACTTGCAGGACCCTAACCACCTGACTCTTGACTGGGTGGCCAATGTGGAAGGCCTTCCAGAGGAAGAGTACACCAAGCAGAACCTCAAAAGGCTGTGGGTGGTCCCTGCCAACAAGCAGATCAACAGCTTCCAGGTCTTTGTGGAGGAGGTGCTGAAGATTGCTCTGAGTGATGGATTCTGCATTGACTCTTCCCATCCACATGCTCTGGACTTTATGAACAATAAGATCATTCGGTTAATCCGGTACAGGTAA